The genomic stretch TCCtgattcttgttgggatagaggggtAGGGCGAAGTGTTAGAGCTACATGGACCTCCAAATGGAGGTTTTTCAGAGACTCACTCCAAACTTGGtgtgaagaaaaataatcatcaaGATGGCTGCAAGAGCAACAAAAGAAGCCCAcaattgttgtttttgctttgttaaTGAAGACCTAAAAATACGATAGCCGTCACATTATCTTAATTTAATGTTGTTTCAATGAATTATGGCccttttctttataacaagcATGACAAAAGAAATCActagtagctagctagctaacgttacattgttATCGCTGCTTTTTGAATGACAGTTttgcattttgacatatttccatgtcaCATTCCCCCGTTTGATGGCATATGATGcccaaaataaaacttaagtCCATCAGAGGAGTTGCTGCACTTGTTAACGCTCCTCTAATGTCAGTGCAGGCTGGCAGGGGAGGAGCACGGGTTACTAACGAGTTAGCCTTCAGAGCACTGCTAGTTTCCTGCTAATGAAGCAGtgcttttttatgcctccgcaaTGCTGTCAGCCGTGGCTAGAGGCATTATGTTCTCAGGTGGTCAGTCCGcccgtccatcccattctcatgaacgcccTGAGGgaattttgcacaaacttcCTTTTGGACAAGAAGATGAACAgatttcagtggtcaaaggtcaaggtcactgtgaccttgtctgtatCATTCTTATGaatacaatatctcaagaacacttcaagggaggttttttttttttttcaaatttggcacaaacgtcaactTGGACTCACTGATGAGCTggttagattttagtggtcaaaggtcaaggtcaccatgaccttgtcTGTATCATTCTTGTAAACACTCTCAAGAACACTTAgagggaattttttttcaaatttggcacaaatgttaaTTTGatctcagcaatgaactgattagattttagtggtcaaaggtcaacttcactgtgacatcatgatgtccTGGAAAAACATGGTCATCGTTCAGCGTCATAACTCAGcaacagaaggggaaacatttggtcagatactgaattggtgacactaatcttgggtgtccaccttgaaactgtgctgattgtatcgTCTTTGCCGCCATGGGGAAGATGTGTGCGaggcattcatgttttcacagacatggatgtaaactgtaactgcaacttgactggcttgtggaggcatacaactgtgatGCTGTAAGTCTAGTTATTTGATAACTTGTTTGATCAGTTAATAGCATGAAACTTAAGTAGTGAACAAATTGCGAGTGTTCTGACATCTGCAGAAGGCTACCTGTAGCCCACGCAAGATAAAGCAACACTGAAGAATACTGCATACTCGCAGTGTCTGGCAGCACTTATCATGTCCCTTTACATAAACCCCAGCAGACAGTGACGTATCGGGATTGTTTCAGCCCACTATAACCCCTGGCTGCTCCTCAAAAAGTTTTCACTGACCTGAAAGTTAAAAATGGTGACCCTACCTTTGCAGTGTTCGCAAACTTTCCTTCGATTTCCGTAGAAGATAACGACGACaatcacagtcacacagcaggcCAACAGGACTCCAAGAGCAAGGACAACTGGTTCAAGTTCTGATCCTGAATCAAAGCATTAAGCATTATTTAATAAGAGGCTTTTGAGAGTCAGTGGCACAGTGGCATTTGTCAGCAGGCACAACTGGTAAGTCAATGTTCAATTTACTATTTAGTCAGAAGTATTTGGTctgtaaatgtaatgtgataCAGTAAGAAAAGAAACTAACAGACTCATAATCATTATACGTTACATACATTATACATTAACATAATTTAATCAGAGTAAATGAATTCTTACAAGATGCACATTTGActtaaataaaactgtaaacACGTACTTGTTTCCACTTTAGTTCCTTCACCAAACAGGATCTCTCCACATGTGACCACAGCACAGTAGTAAGTCCCAGTATCAGAGGAGGTCTGTATAGTTTTGGACAGACTGTAGAAACAACTTCTCTCCtcttgtttgtctctgtcagtgTAAATGATGCTTGGATGAGATTCTCCTGATCCAGATCTGAGCCAGTACACTCTGTCTTCACCTGGACACTCATCTTTGTTGGTTTTGTTCGTGGAAAGAAGTGAACACTGGAGATTCACTCTGTCGCCTGGCTGGACTGACTCAGTCTCCGGACTTTGTTTCAcatggaaacatttctgctgatTACTATCTGCATGAGTCAGGAAAAGAAATATCAGAAGTACTTAATGATCTAAACTGTTTGTACGAGATAAAAACTTGGCATAAACACTgaaagtaaaagatatttaccGTTCACAGCCAAGAAGATGCCTTCGCTGAAACTCCATAAATAGGACGCTCCATAGTGACAGAAATATGTTGCTTCGTCCTCTTTGCTGACATTTGTGATGGTAAGAAGATACTGAGCAACTCCTTTTGTTGCTTTGAACCGTGGGTTGTCAAACTGTTCACTTACTGTTAACTGACCCTGAACTACAGCAAAGACTGTTTGGGCCATATATCCAAGAGACTGTTTGTACCAGTAAAAGAATTTGCCATCCTTCTCAGGAACTGGACACTGCAAAGTAACATTCCCACCAAGTTCAACCACAGTCAGAGAGATCTGATGAGCAACCTCTGCAGCTTGAAGCAGAGCTGaagaaaagagacaaacagTAGCAGAATTACAACATGAGAGGACAAAGTCAAAAGGTAAAGTATTTGTCATTGACATCGTCTTTCTCTCTTGAGTTAAGAATTGCACTTACACCCTGTACTAAGAAGAATCAAAGCAGCCAGTCCTCCGATCATTGTGGTACAGTACATTGATCTCGCACTGCTGATGTCTTCCCACCCAAATGAAGATTTAGTCAAGAGGCGATCAAGGTTTACAAAGGAGACAtcgctgtgattggctgaactGTGGAAAATGATCTTCCCCCTCCTTACAGTTAGCAAACTTGTGATCTGTTTTCATTCGATGGGACGTCTACACGTTGTTGTTGTTAAGGTTTCAAAGCAGTGTCTTTATTCTCACCACATGACTGAATTTATTGTTTCCGTAATAACCAGCATTGtgcgtgtgggtgtgttttNNNNNNNNNNNNNNNNNNNNNNNNNNNNNNNNNNNNNNNNNNNNNNNNNNNNNNNNNNNNNNNNNNNNNNNNNNNNNNNNNNNNNNNNNNNNNNNNNNNNNNNNNNNNNNNNNNNNNNNNNNNNNNNNNNNNNNNNNNNTCCAAAGAATGTTTGATATAAAACTGGCTACAGCGTAGGATGTAGCCTGCAGGTTTGATTGACAGTTGCAGGGGAAAGGTGAGAGGAAATTTGTCCCAGACAAGTTTGTACAGTTTGtattttacatgttgttttgcTTTCTAAATACATCTGAAACTTAATTACCCTCAATCCTATTCACAGAGAACCCCTCTCCCCACGTCTGTGTTTTATACGGCGCACACAGGATAAGAGaagtctgtattttacattGACTTACTGATTTATCCTCCGTATATGATGCACAGTCATTTGTAACTGCACtctacacaacacagaaacaccacacaGCACTACAGCAGTGTTAAACAGTGTTAacctccttttttctttgaaCCGATTCTGTCACATCATCCATCTCATTATCTTTTAAGCTTGCTCTTTCTGCAAATGGGTCCCCATGCTGTGTAGATGAGACtcctgca from Epinephelus moara isolate mb chromosome 4, YSFRI_EMoa_1.0, whole genome shotgun sequence encodes the following:
- the LOC126389432 gene encoding uncharacterized protein LOC126389432 isoform X1, which codes for MYCTTMIGGLAALILLSTGSLLQAAEVAHQISLTVVELGGNVTLQCPVPEKDGKFFYWYKQSLGYMAQTVFAVVQGQLTVSEQFDNPRFKATKGVAQYLLTITNVSKEDEATYFCHYGASYLWSFSEGIFLAVNDSNQQKCFHVKQSPETESVQPGDRVNLQCSLLSTNKTNKDECPGEDRVYWLRSGSGESHPSIIYTDRDKQEERSCFYSLSKTIQTSSDTGTYYCAVVTCGEILFGEGTKVETRSELEPVVLALGVLLACCVTVIVVVIFYGNRRKVCEHCKEAMSASHHLGHDRLTVDQSSHLDGEEEAVNYAALEFSTRKVKRGKRKIENTPECVYSFVKADYHNQQHPSL
- the LOC126389432 gene encoding uncharacterized protein LOC126389432 isoform X6, whose product is MYCTTMIGGLAALILLSTGSLLQAAEVAHQISLTVVELGGNVTLQCPVPEKDGKFFYWYKQSLGYMAQTVFAVVQGQLTVSEQFDNPRFKATKGVAQYLLTITNVSKEDEATYFCHYGASYLWSFSEGIFLAVNDSNQQKCFHVKQSPETESVQPGDRVNLQCSLLSTNKTNKDECPGEDRVYWLRSGSGESHPSIIYTDRDKQEERSCFYSLSKTIQTSSDTGTYYCAVVTCGEILFGEGTKVETRSELEPVVLALGVLLACCVTVIVVVIFYGNRRKVCEHCKGW
- the LOC126389432 gene encoding uncharacterized protein LOC126389432 isoform X4, which encodes MYCTTMIGGLAALILLSTGSLLQAAEVAHQISLTVVELGGNVTLQCPVPEKDGKFFYWYKQSLGYMAQTVFAVVQGQLTVSEQFDNPRFKATKGVAQYLLTITNVSKEDEATYFCHYGASYLWSFSEGIFLAVNDSNQQKCFHVKQSPETESVQPGDRVNLQCSLLSTNKTNKDECPGEDRVYWLRSGSGESHPSIIYTDRDKQEERSCFYSLSKTIQTSSDTGTYYCAVVTCGEILFGEGTKVETRSELEPVVLALGVLLACCVTVIVVVIFYGNRRKVCEHCKEAMSASHHLGHDRLTVDQSSHLDGEEEAVNYAALEFSIRKVKRGKRKIENTPVCVLFCKSR
- the LOC126389432 gene encoding uncharacterized protein LOC126389432 isoform X2; this translates as MYCTTMIGGLAALILLSTGSLLQAAEVAHQISLTVVELGGNVTLQCPVPEKDGKFFYWYKQSLGYMAQTVFAVVQGQLTVSEQFDNPRFKATKGVAQYLLTITNVSKEDEATYFCHYGASYLWSFSEGIFLAVNDSNQQKCFHVKQSPETESVQPGDRVNLQCSLLSTNKTNKDECPGEDRVYWLRSGSGESHPSIIYTDRDKQEERSCFYSLSKTIQTSSDTGTYYCAVVTCGEILFGEGTKVETRSELEPVVLALGVLLACCVTVIVVVIFYGNRRKVCEHCKEAMSASHHLGHDSLTVDQSNHLDGEEEAVNYAALEFSTRKVKRGKRKIENTPECVYSFVKADYHNQQHPSL